The Microcystis panniformis FACHB-1757 region GCGACGATAGTGGCTCCTAAAATTTGGTCGGAACCTTGTTTGTGAATAATTTTTAAAAAACCGTCCGTTTCGCCATCAGTGATAGATCGATCGACTATACTCAAAGGAATTTTAATAGTATTAGTGACCAATCCCCGGGTCTGTGCTTGGGTTTCATCCATACCCACCCGGGCGATTTCTGGGTCAGTATAAGTGACCCAAGGCATAACTAAATTACTGAGCTTATCGCGTCCGAAACCGAAGGGAGAAAAGAGAGTATTTTTAATCACAATACGGGCGGCTGCATCGGCAGCATGGGTAAATTTCCAATCCATACAGATATCACCGGCCGCATAAATTTTCGGGTTAGTAGTTTGCAGATAATCATTAACTTTGACTCCCCGACGATTATCGTATTCTACGGCCACCGCTTCTAAATTTAATCCTGACAGATTTGGCTCCCGGCCGGCAGCGACTAAAATCTCATCAACGGTGATAGTTGCTCCTTGACCGTTGCTAGTATATTCAATGGTTTTACCCCGCTCATTTTTTGTCACCCGTTCAATTTGGCAAGAGAGAATTAATTGCATTCCTTCCCGCAGGAAAGTATTCTCAATAATTTCGGCTGCTTCTTGGTCTTCTTTATTCAAAAGATGGGAATGATTATGAAATAAAATCACCTGTGCGCCTAACCTTTGAAAAGCTTGGGCTAATTCACAACCAATCGGCCCGCCACCGATAACAGCTAATCGGGGAGGTAATTCTGTTAGGGAAAAAATTGTTTCATTGGTATAAAATCCCGCCGCTTGTAGTCCGGGGATATCGGGATGAAAGGCCCTAGCACCAGTGGCAATAACGGCTTTTTTATAAGTGAGGGTTTTTCCCGCGACTGCCACGGCATTTTGTCCTAAAAAACGAGCGCTACCCAAGAAGACATCGATACCTAGTTTTTGGAAACGTTGCACCGAATCATGAGGGCTAATATCGGCGCGAATTTGCCGCATTCTGGTCATTACTCTGGCGAAATCTACCCTAGTATCCCCAATATTAATTCCTAATTTTTTGGCTTTCTCAATTTCCCCGATAATTCTAGAG contains the following coding sequences:
- a CDS encoding mercuric reductase, encoding MFENSSSEVNILPMDEHNQKLVNYVHPADWLNPQPQDCYDLVVIGAGTAGLVVAAGAAGLDIGLKVALVEKHLMGGDCLNFGCIPSKCLIRSSRIIGEIEKAKKLGINIGDTRVDFARVMTRMRQIRADISPHDSVQRFQKLGIDVFLGSARFLGQNAVAVAGKTLTYKKAVIATGARAFHPDIPGLQAAGFYTNETIFSLTELPPRLAVIGGGPIGCELAQAFQRLGAQVILFHNHSHLLNKEDQEAAEIIENTFLREGMQLILSCQIERVTKNERGKTIEYTSNGQGATITVDEILVAAGREPNLSGLNLEAVAVEYDNRRGVKVNDYLQTTNPKIYAAGDICMDWKFTHAADAAARIVIKNTLFSPFGFGRDKLSNLVMPWVTYTDPEIARVGMDETQAQTRGLVTNTIKIPLSIVDRSITDGETDGFLKIIHKQGSDQILGATIVASHAGEMISEITTAMVAKIGLSKLSTVIHPYPTQAEAIKKAADAYRRTLLTPNSQKLLELLTKLSG